In one Streptomyces sp. NBC_00597 genomic region, the following are encoded:
- a CDS encoding helix-turn-helix domain-containing protein, whose amino-acid sequence METELPFDAFARACPSRETLEHVTGRWGSLTVGALRDGSCRFNELRRKVDGVSEKMLSQTLHALERDGIVNREAQPTNPPRVDYELTPLGVEVADRLLALIHFLEGSMPRVLTARESYDTARGGR is encoded by the coding sequence ATGGAGACAGAGCTGCCGTTTGACGCGTTCGCGCGCGCGTGTCCGTCCCGGGAGACCCTGGAGCACGTCACGGGCCGCTGGGGCAGTCTCACGGTGGGCGCCCTGCGCGACGGCTCGTGCCGTTTCAACGAGTTGCGCCGCAAGGTCGACGGCGTGAGCGAGAAGATGCTCTCCCAGACCCTGCACGCGCTGGAGCGCGACGGCATCGTCAACCGCGAGGCACAGCCGACGAACCCGCCGCGCGTCGACTACGAGCTGACCCCGCTCGGCGTCGAGGTCGCCGACCGGCTGCTCGCGCTCATCCACTTCCTCGAAGGCAGCATGCCCCGGGTACTGACCGCCCGCGAGTCCTACGACACCGCGCGCGGCGGGCGCTGA
- a CDS encoding acylphosphatase, whose amino-acid sequence MNEDVRLTAWVRGRVQGVGFRWFTRANALEIGGVVGFALNLDDGRVQVVAEGQRENCHRLLDWLRCADTPGRVDGVTEIWGTPRGGYDGFAIR is encoded by the coding sequence ATGAACGAAGACGTCCGTCTGACCGCCTGGGTGCGCGGCCGTGTACAGGGAGTGGGCTTCCGTTGGTTCACCAGGGCCAATGCGCTGGAGATCGGAGGGGTCGTCGGCTTCGCGCTCAACCTCGATGACGGGCGAGTGCAGGTGGTGGCCGAAGGTCAACGTGAGAATTGCCACCGGCTGCTCGACTGGCTGCGCTGCGCCGACACGCCCGGGAGGGTGGACGGAGTGACAGAGATCTGGGGCACACCGCGCGGTGGCTACGACGGCTTCGCGATCCGATGA
- a CDS encoding LLM class flavin-dependent oxidoreductase: protein MPITVARFNLVDPNGTPETLSARYKAALEMTKYADDRGIDTVQTEEHHGTANNWLPSPFAFAGAVFGATRRIAVTVSAIIGPLYDPLKVAEDIAVLDLLSGGRLVTVAGIGYRPEEYEQHGVEWGRRGRLQDELLETLLKAWTGEPFAFRGRTVRVTPTPFTRPHPLLLVGGSSRAAARRAARLGLPFFPSAHLPELEAYYQAQLAEHGTEGFCMMPAAETPLLHVAEDPDRVWAEFGEHFLHEAGTYASWQSKDIRSAVRSAARSVAELRAEGVYRVLTPDEAVAYARGAGEAGNLVLHPLCGGMPLDEGWRSLHLLCEQVLPRLKD, encoded by the coding sequence ATGCCCATCACCGTGGCCCGGTTCAATCTCGTCGACCCGAACGGCACTCCGGAGACCCTCTCCGCCCGCTACAAGGCCGCCCTGGAGATGACGAAGTACGCGGACGACCGCGGGATCGACACCGTCCAGACCGAGGAGCACCACGGCACCGCGAACAACTGGCTGCCCTCGCCGTTCGCCTTCGCGGGCGCGGTCTTCGGCGCCACCCGCCGGATCGCGGTCACCGTATCGGCGATCATCGGCCCGCTCTACGACCCGCTGAAGGTGGCCGAGGACATCGCCGTCCTGGACCTGCTGAGCGGCGGGCGCCTCGTGACGGTCGCGGGCATCGGCTACCGGCCCGAGGAGTACGAGCAGCACGGCGTCGAGTGGGGCCGGCGCGGCCGGCTCCAGGACGAGCTGCTGGAGACCCTGCTGAAGGCGTGGACGGGCGAGCCGTTCGCCTTCCGGGGCCGCACGGTACGGGTGACGCCGACGCCCTTCACACGGCCGCACCCGCTGCTACTGGTCGGCGGCAGCTCCCGGGCGGCGGCCCGGCGCGCGGCCCGGCTCGGGCTGCCGTTCTTCCCCAGCGCGCACCTGCCGGAGCTGGAGGCGTACTACCAGGCGCAGCTCGCGGAGCACGGGACGGAGGGCTTCTGCATGATGCCCGCGGCCGAGACCCCGCTGCTGCACGTCGCCGAGGACCCGGACCGGGTGTGGGCCGAGTTCGGGGAGCACTTCCTGCACGAGGCGGGCACGTACGCGTCGTGGCAGTCGAAGGACATCCGCAGCGCCGTACGGTCGGCCGCGCGCTCGGTGGCGGAGCTGCGGGCGGAGGGCGTGTACCGGGTGCTGACCCCGGACGAGGCGGTCGCGTACGCCAGGGGCGCGGGCGAGGCGGGGAACCTGGTGCTGCACCCGCTGTGCGGCGGGATGCCGTTGGACGAGGGTTGGCGCAGCCTGCACCTGTTGTGCGAACAGGTGCTGCCCCGGCTCAAGGACTGA
- a CDS encoding sugar porter family MFS transporter, with protein sequence MTSTANAPASGGGSASRPDHLGHVIFITAAAAMGGFLFGYDSSVINGAVEAIRDRFDVGSAALAQVIAAALIGCAFGAATAGRIADRIGRIRCMQIASVLFTASAIGSALPFALWDLATWRVIGGFGIGMASVIGPAYIAEVSPPAYRGRLASFQQAAIVIGIAVSQLVNWGILNLADGDQRGEIGGLEAWQWMLGVMVVPAVLYGVLSFAIPESPRFLVSVGRTEKAKEVLRDVEGKGVDADARVREIDHAMRSEHKPIFKDLLGGRFGFLPIVWVGIGLSVFQQLVGINVIFYYSSSLWQSVGIDPSSSFLYSFETSVVNIIGTVIAMVFVDRLGRKPLALIGSVGMALSLGTAAWAFSFKSGTGDDISLPHAQGIVALVAANFFVLFFALSWGVVVWVLLGEMFPGRIRAAALGVAASAQWIANWLITVTFPTLSDWNLSGAYMIYTFFAVLSIPFVLKWVPETKGKALEEMG encoded by the coding sequence TTGACCAGCACAGCGAACGCACCCGCGTCAGGCGGTGGAAGCGCGTCCCGGCCCGACCACCTCGGCCACGTCATCTTCATCACCGCGGCCGCGGCCATGGGCGGCTTCCTCTTCGGCTACGACAGTTCCGTCATCAACGGCGCCGTGGAGGCCATCCGCGATCGCTTCGACGTCGGCTCGGCCGCCCTCGCCCAGGTGATCGCCGCCGCGCTGATCGGCTGCGCCTTCGGCGCGGCCACCGCCGGCCGCATCGCCGACCGGATCGGCCGTATCCGCTGCATGCAGATCGCCTCCGTCCTGTTCACCGCGAGTGCCATCGGCTCGGCCCTCCCCTTCGCCCTCTGGGACCTCGCCACCTGGCGTGTGATCGGCGGCTTCGGCATCGGCATGGCCTCGGTCATCGGCCCCGCCTACATCGCCGAGGTCTCCCCGCCCGCCTACCGCGGCCGGCTCGCCTCCTTCCAGCAGGCGGCCATCGTCATCGGCATCGCCGTCTCGCAGCTGGTCAACTGGGGCATCCTCAACCTCGCCGACGGCGACCAGCGCGGCGAGATCGGCGGCCTGGAAGCCTGGCAGTGGATGCTCGGCGTGATGGTCGTCCCGGCCGTTCTCTACGGGGTGCTCTCCTTCGCCATCCCCGAGTCCCCGCGCTTCCTCGTCTCGGTCGGCCGCACGGAGAAGGCCAAGGAGGTCCTGCGGGACGTCGAGGGCAAGGGCGTCGACGCCGACGCCCGCGTCCGCGAGATCGACCACGCCATGCGGTCCGAGCACAAGCCCATCTTCAAGGACCTGCTCGGCGGCCGCTTCGGCTTCCTGCCCATCGTGTGGGTCGGCATCGGACTCTCGGTCTTCCAGCAGCTCGTCGGCATCAACGTGATCTTCTACTACAGCTCCTCGCTGTGGCAGTCGGTCGGCATCGACCCGAGCTCCTCGTTCCTGTACTCGTTCGAGACGTCGGTCGTGAACATCATCGGTACGGTGATCGCGATGGTGTTCGTGGACCGGCTCGGCCGCAAGCCCCTGGCGCTCATCGGCTCCGTCGGCATGGCGCTGTCGCTCGGAACGGCGGCCTGGGCGTTCTCGTTCAAGTCCGGAACCGGCGACGACATCTCCCTGCCGCACGCCCAGGGCATCGTGGCCCTGGTCGCCGCCAACTTCTTCGTGCTCTTCTTCGCCCTGTCCTGGGGCGTGGTGGTCTGGGTGCTGCTCGGTGAGATGTTCCCCGGCCGCATCCGTGCCGCGGCCCTCGGTGTGGCGGCGTCCGCCCAGTGGATCGCCAACTGGCTCATCACCGTCACGTTCCCGACGCTGTCCGACTGGAACCTGTCGGGCGCCTACATGATCTACACGTTCTTCGCCGTGCTCTCGATCCCGTTCGTCCTTAAGTGGGTGCCGGAGACCAAGGGCAAGGCGTTGGAGGAGATGGGGTAA
- the mutM gene encoding bifunctional DNA-formamidopyrimidine glycosylase/DNA-(apurinic or apyrimidinic site) lyase has translation MPELPEVEVVRRGLERWVAGRTVEAVEVLHPRAVRRHPAGAADFAARLTGETIGVPQRRGKYLWLPLERRDLSVLGHLGMSGQLLVQPEEAADEKHLRIRVRFRDGAGTELRFVDQRTFGGLSLHENTPDGLPDVIAHIARDPLDPLFDEAAYHAALRAKRTTVKRALLDQSLISGVGNIYADEALWRAKLHYERATATLTRPRSAELLGHVRDVMNAALAVGGTSFDSLYVNVNGESGYFDRSLDAYGREDEPCRRCGTPMRRRPWMNRSSYFCPRCQRPPRAVS, from the coding sequence GTGCCCGAGCTGCCCGAAGTCGAAGTCGTACGGCGCGGCTTGGAGCGTTGGGTGGCGGGCCGGACCGTCGAGGCCGTCGAGGTGCTGCACCCGCGCGCGGTGCGCCGCCACCCGGCGGGCGCAGCCGATTTCGCGGCGCGGCTGACGGGGGAGACGATCGGCGTCCCGCAGCGGCGCGGCAAGTACCTGTGGTTGCCCCTGGAACGGCGGGACCTGTCCGTGCTCGGGCACCTCGGCATGAGCGGCCAGCTCCTCGTCCAGCCCGAGGAGGCCGCGGACGAGAAGCACCTGCGGATCCGCGTGCGCTTCAGGGACGGCGCCGGGACCGAGCTCCGCTTCGTCGACCAGCGCACCTTCGGCGGGCTCTCGCTCCACGAGAACACGCCGGACGGGCTGCCCGACGTCATCGCGCACATCGCCCGGGACCCGCTGGACCCCCTCTTCGACGAGGCCGCCTACCACGCGGCGCTGCGCGCCAAGCGGACCACCGTCAAGCGGGCCCTGTTGGACCAGTCCCTGATCAGCGGGGTCGGAAACATCTACGCCGACGAGGCGCTGTGGAGGGCCAAGCTGCACTACGAGCGCGCCACCGCCACGCTGACGCGCCCCCGGAGCGCGGAACTCCTCGGCCACGTCCGGGACGTGATGAACGCCGCCCTCGCAGTCGGCGGCACCAGCTTCGACAGCCTCTACGTCAACGTGAACGGGGAGTCCGGCTACTTCGACCGCTCGCTCGACGCCTACGGGCGCGAGGACGAGCCCTGCCGGCGCTGCGGAACCCCGATGCGCCGCCGCCCGTGGATGAACCGGTCCAGCTACTTCTGCCCGCGCTGTCAGCGCCCGCCGCGCGCGGTGTCGTAG
- a CDS encoding AAA family ATPase: MHLKSLTLRGFKSFASATTLRFEPGITCVVGPNGSGKSNVVDALSWVMGEQGAKSLRGGKMEDVIFAGTTGRPPLGRAEVSLTIDNSDGALPIEYAEVTITRIMFRGGSSEYQINGDTCRLLDIQELLSDSGIGREMHVIVGQGQLDSVLHADPMGRRAFIEEAAGVLKHRKRKEKALRKLDAMQANLARVQDLNDELRRQLKPLGRQAAVARRAAVIQADLRDARLRLLADDLVTLRGALDAEIADEAALKERKDAAEAQLAQALRRESELEETVRQLTPRLQRAQQTWYELSQLAERVRGTASLADARVKSASAPAEEERPGRDPQDMEREAERIREQEAELTAALEAASRALEDTVEHRAELERSLVEEERRLRDAARAIADRREGLARLTGRLGAARSRAGAAQAEIDRLVAARDEAETRAGTAQAEYEALAEEVGGLEDPAVDEEYATARAELAEAEAALVEARDAVTAVEKSRAAVAARRDALALGLRRKDGTGTLLAARERLAGLLGPAAERLSVTPGYEVAVAAALGAAADAVAVASAGAAAGAIRHLRDADAGRATFLIAPPAAVPPQSAGRLAAEADAGCPAGPQAGTPFPAQAGVDGGGPQGAFPHPAPSPNRGPAPGLSQLPPAAPQAQADPDGRGHGSVPGPAPEAPTGLELAAVPGGVPAGGLVQGDTGVVRAVGWVLREYAVVGTLDEAERLVGARPDAIAVTLDGDVLGTHLAHGGSAGAPSLIEVQAAVDEAAAELDRLDGQCRELGTAQEAARERRRELVARVEEIGERRRAGEQARAGVAQQLGRLAGQAKGAAGEAERCAAAAAKAQDALEQALAEVEECAERLAIAEEMPVEEEPDTAVRDRLAADGANARQTEMEARLQLRTHEERVKGLAGRADALDRGARAEREARARAERRRARLRHEAEVARAVADGARQLLAHLEVSLRRAEQERAAAEHAKGLREQELGEARTRGRDLKGELDKLTDSVHRGEVLGAEKRLRIEQVEARALEEFGMESAGLVAEYGPDQPVPASPPAEGEAPDEAAEPGPFVRAQQEKRLRVAERAYQQLGKVNPLALEEFAALEERHRFLSEQLEDLRKTRADLLQVVKEVDERVEQVFTEAYRDTAREFEGVFSRLFPGGEGRLILTDPDNMLTTGVDVEARPPGKKVKRLSLLSGGERSLTAVALLVSIFKARPSPFYVMDEVEAALDDTNLQRLIRIMEELQESSQLIVITHQKRTMEVADALYGVSMQGDGVSKVISQRLR, from the coding sequence GTGCACCTCAAGTCCCTGACCCTGCGTGGCTTCAAGTCCTTTGCCTCCGCAACCACCCTGCGCTTCGAGCCCGGCATCACCTGTGTCGTGGGCCCGAACGGCTCCGGCAAGTCCAACGTGGTGGACGCGCTGTCCTGGGTCATGGGGGAACAGGGCGCCAAATCCCTGCGCGGCGGCAAGATGGAGGACGTCATCTTCGCCGGCACCACCGGGCGGCCGCCGCTCGGACGGGCCGAGGTGTCGCTGACCATCGACAACTCCGACGGTGCCCTGCCGATCGAGTACGCCGAGGTCACCATCACGCGGATCATGTTCCGCGGCGGCAGCAGCGAGTACCAGATCAACGGCGACACCTGCCGGCTGCTCGACATCCAGGAGCTGCTCTCCGACTCCGGCATCGGCCGCGAGATGCACGTCATCGTCGGCCAGGGCCAGCTGGACTCCGTCCTGCACGCCGATCCCATGGGCCGGCGCGCCTTCATCGAGGAAGCCGCCGGAGTACTCAAACACCGCAAGCGCAAAGAGAAGGCACTGCGCAAGCTCGATGCCATGCAGGCCAACCTCGCGCGCGTGCAGGACCTGAACGACGAACTGCGGCGCCAGCTCAAGCCGCTGGGACGGCAGGCCGCGGTGGCCCGGCGGGCCGCCGTCATCCAGGCGGACCTGCGCGACGCGAGGCTGCGGCTGCTCGCCGACGACCTGGTCACGCTGCGGGGCGCGCTCGACGCGGAGATCGCGGACGAGGCGGCGCTGAAGGAGCGCAAGGACGCGGCCGAGGCGCAGCTCGCGCAGGCGCTGCGGCGCGAGTCGGAGCTTGAGGAAACGGTGCGGCAGCTGACGCCGCGCCTCCAGCGGGCCCAGCAGACCTGGTACGAGCTGTCACAGCTCGCCGAGCGCGTACGGGGGACCGCGTCCCTGGCCGACGCGCGCGTCAAGTCGGCGTCGGCTCCGGCGGAGGAGGAGCGGCCGGGCCGCGACCCGCAGGACATGGAGCGGGAGGCCGAGCGGATCCGCGAGCAGGAGGCGGAGCTGACGGCAGCGCTGGAGGCGGCTTCGCGGGCCCTGGAGGACACCGTGGAGCACCGGGCCGAGCTGGAGCGGTCGCTGGTCGAGGAGGAGCGGCGACTGCGGGACGCCGCGCGGGCCATCGCCGACCGGCGCGAGGGCCTGGCCCGGCTCACGGGACGCCTCGGCGCCGCCCGGTCCCGGGCCGGCGCCGCGCAGGCGGAGATCGACCGGCTGGTCGCGGCGCGGGACGAGGCCGAGACCCGGGCGGGGACCGCGCAGGCGGAGTACGAGGCACTGGCCGAGGAGGTCGGCGGGCTCGAAGACCCGGCGGTGGACGAGGAGTACGCGACCGCGCGGGCGGAACTCGCCGAGGCGGAGGCGGCCCTGGTCGAGGCGCGGGACGCGGTGACGGCCGTGGAGAAGTCGCGGGCGGCGGTGGCGGCGCGGCGGGATGCGCTGGCGCTCGGCCTGCGCAGGAAGGACGGAACGGGGACGCTGCTCGCGGCGCGGGAGCGACTGGCGGGGCTGCTGGGGCCGGCGGCGGAGCGGCTGTCGGTGACCCCGGGGTACGAAGTCGCGGTCGCGGCGGCGCTGGGGGCTGCGGCGGATGCGGTCGCCGTGGCGTCGGCGGGGGCGGCGGCCGGAGCCATCCGGCACCTACGGGATGCGGATGCCGGGCGGGCCACGTTCCTGATCGCCCCGCCGGCCGCCGTCCCGCCCCAGTCGGCGGGCCGGCTCGCCGCCGAGGCGGATGCCGGGTGCCCTGCGGGGCCGCAGGCCGGGACGCCGTTCCCTGCGCAGGCAGGGGTCGACGGGGGCGGGCCGCAGGGAGCCTTCCCCCACCCCGCGCCTTCCCCCAACCGGGGCCCGGCCCCGGGCCTGTCCCAGCTGCCGCCGGCGGCGCCCCAGGCGCAGGCGGACCCCGACGGACGGGGCCACGGCTCGGTCCCGGGCCCGGCGCCCGAGGCGCCGACGGGGCTCGAACTGGCGGCGGTGCCGGGCGGTGTGCCCGCCGGGGGACTGGTGCAGGGGGACACCGGTGTGGTGCGGGCCGTGGGGTGGGTGTTGCGGGAGTACGCCGTCGTCGGGACGCTCGACGAGGCCGAGCGGCTCGTTGGGGCGCGGCCCGACGCCATCGCCGTGACCCTAGACGGGGACGTCCTCGGCACGCACCTCGCCCACGGCGGCTCCGCCGGGGCCCCCAGCTTGATCGAGGTGCAGGCCGCCGTCGACGAGGCGGCCGCCGAACTGGACCGGCTGGACGGGCAGTGCCGGGAGCTGGGCACGGCCCAGGAGGCGGCCCGGGAACGGCGCCGCGAACTCGTTGCGCGGGTCGAGGAGATCGGTGAGCGCCGCCGGGCCGGGGAGCAGGCCCGGGCCGGGGTGGCGCAGCAGCTGGGGCGGCTCGCCGGGCAGGCGAAGGGCGCCGCCGGCGAGGCCGAGCGCTGTGCCGCCGCCGCGGCCAAGGCGCAGGACGCGCTGGAGCAGGCGCTGGCCGAGGTCGAGGAGTGCGCCGAACGGCTGGCCATCGCCGAGGAGATGCCGGTGGAGGAGGAGCCCGACACCGCGGTGCGGGACCGGCTCGCGGCCGACGGGGCCAACGCCCGGCAGACCGAGATGGAGGCCCGCCTCCAACTGCGCACCCACGAGGAGCGGGTCAAGGGCCTGGCGGGGCGGGCCGATGCGCTGGACCGTGGCGCCCGTGCCGAGCGCGAGGCCCGGGCCCGCGCCGAGCGGCGCCGGGCACGGCTGCGCCACGAGGCCGAAGTGGCCCGCGCCGTCGCCGACGGCGCCCGGCAGCTGCTCGCGCACCTGGAGGTCTCGCTGCGCCGCGCCGAGCAGGAGCGCGCCGCGGCCGAGCACGCCAAGGGGCTGCGCGAGCAGGAGCTCGGCGAGGCGCGGACCCGGGGACGCGACCTCAAGGGAGAGCTCGACAAGCTCACCGACTCGGTGCACCGCGGCGAGGTGCTCGGCGCCGAGAAGAGGCTGCGCATCGAGCAGGTGGAGGCGCGTGCGCTGGAGGAGTTCGGGATGGAGTCGGCGGGGCTCGTCGCCGAGTACGGCCCGGACCAGCCGGTGCCGGCGAGCCCGCCCGCCGAGGGGGAGGCCCCGGACGAGGCGGCCGAGCCGGGTCCCTTCGTACGGGCGCAGCAGGAGAAGCGGCTCCGGGTGGCCGAGCGCGCGTACCAGCAGCTCGGCAAGGTCAATCCGCTCGCCCTGGAGGAGTTCGCGGCGTTGGAGGAGCGCCACCGGTTCCTGAGCGAGCAGTTGGAGGACCTGCGCAAGACCCGGGCCGACCTCCTCCAGGTCGTGAAGGAGGTCGACGAGCGCGTCGAGCAGGTGTTCACCGAGGCGTACCGGGACACGGCCCGCGAGTTTGAAGGGGTGTTCTCGCGGCTGTTCCCCGGCGGCGAGGGCCGGCTGATCCTCACCGACCCCGACAACATGCTGACGACGGGCGTGGACGTGGAGGCCCGGCCGCCCGGCAAGAAGGTCAAGCGGCTCTCGCTGCTCTCCGGCGGCGAGCGGTCGCTGACCGCCGTCGCGCTGCTGGTCTCCATCTTCAAGGCCAGGCCCAGCCCGTTCTACGTGATGGACGAGGTCGAGGCCGCGCTGGACGACACCAACCTGCAGCGGCTGATCCGGATCATGGAGGAGCTCCAGGAGAGCTCGCAGCTGATCGTGATCACGCACCAGAAGCGGACGATGGAGGTCGCCGACGCGTTGTACGGCGTCTCCATGCAGGGCGACGGCGTCTCCAAGGTGATCAGTCAGCGGCTTCGCTGA
- a CDS encoding CAP domain-containing protein, translating into MGRHRLDAAPGRDDTRRTLVRTGLLGVSVAVALGTAAVTTGMVPVGTSFPYVGVSADSPAPKPQAEASPSPKPVAEQRGGLPSLSGRASAGSDAGGSSPSVSHSPSVSPSPSASPSPSTSSAPASSPAPAAPSASAPAKEQAKPEKSPAPVVLVPAAPKPAAPKPAAPKPATPKPATPKPATPKPAAPKPATLKPAAPKPPAPSVAPTPEPSDGHSAEEAAVLTLVNQERAQAGCGPVRANPPLAALASAFSKDMATRGFFDHTDPDGKTPWDRATNAGLGGLGGENIARGQGDAQAVMNAWMNSPDHKANILNCEFRTLGVGAYFAAGGPWWTQDFGF; encoded by the coding sequence ATGGGACGCCACCGACTTGATGCCGCGCCGGGCCGCGACGACACGCGCCGCACCCTCGTGCGCACCGGCCTGCTGGGCGTCTCCGTGGCCGTGGCCCTCGGAACGGCGGCCGTGACCACCGGCATGGTGCCGGTCGGCACCTCCTTCCCCTATGTCGGTGTCAGCGCGGACAGCCCGGCCCCGAAACCGCAGGCCGAGGCCTCGCCGAGCCCCAAGCCCGTGGCCGAGCAGCGGGGCGGCCTGCCCAGCCTGTCCGGCCGCGCCTCCGCGGGCTCCGATGCGGGCGGTTCGTCACCGTCGGTCTCCCACTCCCCGTCGGTCTCGCCGTCCCCGTCGGCCTCGCCGAGCCCGTCCACCTCGTCCGCCCCGGCCTCCTCTCCCGCCCCGGCCGCCCCCTCCGCCTCGGCCCCCGCCAAGGAGCAGGCGAAGCCCGAGAAGAGCCCGGCCCCGGTGGTCCTGGTTCCGGCCGCGCCCAAGCCGGCCGCGCCCAAGCCGGCCGCACCGAAGCCGGCTACGCCCAAGCCGGCTACGCCCAAGCCGGCCACGCCGAAACCGGCCGCCCCGAAACCGGCCACGCTGAAACCGGCCGCCCCCAAGCCGCCGGCTCCGTCCGTCGCGCCCACCCCGGAGCCCTCCGACGGCCACTCCGCGGAGGAGGCCGCCGTACTCACCCTGGTCAACCAGGAGCGGGCACAGGCCGGCTGCGGTCCGGTCCGGGCGAACCCGCCGCTCGCGGCGTTGGCCTCGGCCTTCAGCAAGGACATGGCCACCCGCGGCTTCTTCGACCACACCGACCCCGACGGCAAGACCCCGTGGGACCGCGCCACCAACGCGGGCCTGGGCGGGCTCGGCGGCGAGAACATCGCCCGCGGCCAGGGTGACGCCCAGGCGGTCATGAACGCGTGGATGAACAGCCCCGACCACAAGGCGAACATCCTCAACTGCGAGTTCCGCACGCTGGGCGTGGGCGCCTACTTCGCGGCCGGCGGCCCCTGGTGGACCCAGGACTTCGGCTTCTAG
- the rnc gene encoding ribonuclease III gives MSELSNAEKQADSNNAASSHTLLEGRLGYRLESALLVRALTHRSYAYENGGLPTNERLEFLGDSVLGLVVTDTLYTTHPDLPEGQLAKLRAAVVNSRALAEVGRGLDLGSFIRLGRGEEGTGGRDKASILADTLEAVIGAVYLDQGLEAASELVHRLFDPLIEKSSNLGAGLDWKTSLQELTAAEGLGVPEYLVTETGPDHEKTFTAAARVGGVSYGTGTGRSKKEAEQQAAESAWRGIRAKADERIAAEAAASAAAQVVVTAPADTVAGAEDGGSPTPADPTPNG, from the coding sequence TGTCTGAGCTGTCCAACGCTGAGAAGCAGGCAGACAGTAACAACGCGGCCTCGTCCCACACGCTTCTGGAAGGGCGGCTCGGGTATCGACTCGAGTCCGCCCTTCTGGTGCGTGCACTGACCCACCGCTCGTACGCGTACGAGAACGGCGGTCTGCCCACCAACGAACGCCTGGAGTTCCTCGGGGACTCCGTGCTCGGCCTGGTGGTCACGGACACGCTGTACACCACCCACCCCGACCTGCCCGAAGGCCAGCTGGCCAAACTGCGGGCCGCGGTGGTCAACTCGCGCGCACTGGCGGAGGTCGGGCGCGGCCTCGATCTCGGCTCCTTCATCCGGCTCGGCCGGGGCGAAGAGGGCACGGGTGGCCGGGACAAGGCCTCCATCCTCGCCGACACCCTTGAAGCGGTGATCGGCGCCGTCTACCTCGACCAGGGCCTCGAAGCGGCCTCGGAGCTGGTCCACCGGCTCTTCGACCCGCTCATCGAGAAGTCCTCGAACCTCGGGGCCGGCCTGGACTGGAAGACCAGTCTCCAGGAGCTCACGGCGGCCGAAGGCCTCGGCGTACCGGAATACCTGGTCACCGAGACCGGTCCGGACCACGAGAAGACCTTCACCGCTGCTGCCCGCGTCGGTGGTGTCTCGTACGGCACCGGCACCGGCCGCAGCAAGAAGGAAGCGGAACAGCAGGCAGCGGAGTCCGCCTGGCGCGGCATCCGTGCCAAGGCGGACGAGCGGATCGCGGCGGAAGCCGCGGCCTCCGCCGCCGCCCAGGTCGTGGTGACGGCTCCGGCCGACACCGTGGCCGGGGCCGAGGACGGCGGGTCGCCGACGCCCGCCGACCCGACGCCGAACGGCTGA